The Engystomops pustulosus unplaced genomic scaffold, aEngPut4.maternal MAT_SCAFFOLD_89, whole genome shotgun sequence sequence ACCACGGCGAATGAGACCTCCGCCCATCACATATCTGAGAGGGACACAGCCAACCGGACCACGGCGAATGAGACCTCCGCCCATCACATATCTGAGAGGGACACAGCCAACCGGACCACGGCGAATGAGACCTCCGCCCATCACGTATCTGAGAGGGACACAGCCAACCGGACCACGGCGAATGAGACCTCCGCCCATCACATATCTGAGAGGGACACAGCCAACCGGACCACGGCGAATGAGACCTCCGCCCATCACGTATCTGAGAGGGACACAGCCAACCGGACCACGGCGAATGAGACCTCCGCCCATCACGTATCTGAGAGGGACACAGCCAACCGGACCACGGCGAATGAGACCTCCGCCCATCACATATCTGAGAGGGACGCAGCCAACCGGACCACCCGAATGAGACCCCCGCCCATCACATATCTGAGAGGGACGCAGCCAACCGGACCACCCGAATGAGACCCCCGCCCATCACATATCTGAGAGGGACGCAGCCAACCGGACCACCCGAATGAGACCCCCGCCCATCACATATCTGAGAGGGACGCAGCAAGCCGGACCATGGCTAATGAGACCCCCGCCCATCACATATCTGAGAGGGACGCAGCCAACCGGACCACGCGAATGAGACCCCCACACATCACATATCTGAGAGGGACGCAGCCAGCCGGACTACGCGAATGAGACCCCACCCATCACATATCTGAGAGGGACACAGCCAACCGGACCATGCCGAAAGAGACCGAGACCTCCCGCCCATCACATAGCTGAGAGCGCGCTAGAGGGACACAGCGAAAGAGGACGAGCCCCCTGCCCATCACAAAGATGAGAGCGTGCTAGAGGGACACAGCCAGCCGGACCAAAGACATCGAGACCTCCCGCCCATCACATAGCTGAGAGCGTGCTAGAGGGACGCAGCCAGCCGGGCCACAGCGAAAGAGACCGAGGACCCCCACGCATCACATAGCTGAGAGCGTGCTAGAGGGACGCAGCCAGCCGGGCCACAGCGAAAGAGCCCGAGGACCCCCACGCATCACATAGCTGAGAGCGTGCTAGAGGGACGCAGCCAGCCGGGCCACAGCGAAAGAGCCCGAGGACCCCCACGCATCACATAGCTGAGAGCGTGCTAGAGGGACGCAGCCAGCCGGGCCACAGCGAAAGAGCCCGAGGACCTCCACGCATCACATAGCTGAGAGCGTGCTAGAGGGACACAGCCAAACAGACCAAAGAGAAAGAGACCGAGGACCCCCACCCATCACATAGCTGAGAGCGTGCTAGAGGGACACAGCCAAACAGACCAAAGAGAAAGAGACCGAGGACCCCCACCCATCACATAGCTGAGAGCGTGCTAGAGGGACACAGCCAAACAGACCAAAGAGAAAGAGACCGAGGACCCCCACCCATCACATAGCTGAGAGCGTGCTAGAGGGATGCAGCCAACCAGACCACGGGGGAAGATTGGGAAACGGAGTGAGACTTGGCTGAACCCTGCCGGGATCATATAGCGGCAGCAGGCGGAAGTGAAGGGGCGGAGTTGTGGGCTGGGTCTGGCTATAATTCACTTCTCTTGGAGCCTCGTTAGGATATGGATCTAATCATATTGGTAAAAGGTACCATTCCAACCAATCAGCGCCAATCTTGTCATGTGACTCCGCCCTGATGCATCATATTCATCTCTCAGAAAACTAGAACACCAGAACCTTCCAACCGGGGTGGAAAAATGAGCATCCAAAATACAGACAATCACATGACTGCTCCAACAGCCAATCAAAGACCACCTCACGGTTCCCAGAGCCGATGGTCACTCTGTGCCTACGCTGTGGCCCCTCACTGTTGGCCCCCAGGCTGACGAGCTCCATATCAAATGTAATGGCAGATCCTGGGGAGATAGGGGGCAGCTGATTGGTCATCTCCTTCCCGTTCACAAAGACCGCACCTGCAAGAGACGAGAAATTGGTGATGTCCCAGCGAGACCACGACGTAAGGGCAGCAGCAGAGGACTTACCGCTcgagctcatacacacagcgccCTCCCTCTGCAGGGACTCCAGGCCGTCCACCTTCCTCACGCAGACCCCAATACTGTCCCTCCGATCCGAGGCCCCAGCCGTCTCCACCCTACAGGGGGCACCACATTGTCACACAGCTGCAGCCGACATCCCGGAGGAACCTGCCCCACCCTACTTTACCTGAATGTCAGCGTCTGCCCCGGGTGGTAGGTGGGTGCCTTGGAGTACAGGACCTCGTGCTGCAGGGAATCGTTACGGAGGGCGATGTTACGGCGACTGCTCAGGCTGTAGCAGTCCAGACCCAGGCTCCACTCTGCCGGAAACAATGACAGGTCAACAATGAGAGCAGAGCACTCACCGTGCAGGATGAGGGTGGTGCGCGGCAGCCAATGACAGCAGAGAGCACAACACTTACCAGCAGGGCGAGGGTGATGCGCCACAGCTGCAGCCAATAACAGCAGGGGGCTGTAGAGAGCAGGACACTCACCATGCAGGATGAGGGCAATGCATCAAAGCTGCACCAAATGACAGCAGGGGAAAGTAGAGAGAGGAGCACTTACCAATCAGGGTGAGGGTGGTGCGCTCCAGCCAATGACAGCAGAGAGCAGGACACTCAGTGCTACGGCTATGGACAGTGGGGGACGGATGAGAGCAGGACACTCACCGTGCGGGATGAGGGTGGTCCGCCCCAGCTGCGGCACACTCCATGGGCTCCACTCCTGACGCCCGTCCCCCCGAGCACAGACTCTAAACTGGTAATCCATGTGGGGGTCAATGTGCAGCACAATAAACTCGCACTCGCTGCCCACATAAGCGTCTTCAAAGTGCCCGGCCGCGCCCCTCCGATACTGCAGCCGGAAATCCCGGGGTGCAAAGTCCTCGTCCACCTGTGGGGGGGACACACAatcagctggggggggggggggggggggggcacgcgcACACGATCAGCAGGGGGGATCCGCACACAGACCTTGCACCATCGCACCAGGATTGCGCCGGGtctctccagcagctcctccacCTGCACCGGGGGTCTGGAGGCCACCGCTCCGAGCCGGGAGATGTGATCCCGGGCCATGGACAGGAAGGCGTCGTCCAGCTGAGCCGACAGGCAGGGGACCTCCACCAGCGAGGGGACCTCCGGCAAACTGCACACACACCACCGTAAGTACGGAGCACCCACAACAAGCCTGCCCCCGGCGCACCCCAGCGCACCCTCACCTGTCCAGCTGGATGTGCAGAGCTTTAGTGGTGAAGTTACACAGGTCCTGGTGGTCCCCAGCGCTACACGACACCGCGACCTCCCCTGAAGAAGAGGAGCATCACAGGTCACCAACACAGAGAGAGTGCACCCACCCAAGCCCCTCCCCCTTGCAGAGTGCACCCACCCAAGCCCCTCCCCCCGCAGAGTGCACCCACCCAAGCCCCTCCCCCCCGCAGAGTGCACCcacccaagcccccccccccgcagagaCTGCAACCACCCAAGTCATCCCCTGCAGAGAGTGCACCCACCCAAGCTACACCCCCCGCAGAGTGCACCCACCCAAGCCCCTCCCCCCCGCAGAGACTGCAACCACCCAAGTCATCCCCTGCAGAGTGCAACCACCCAAGCCTCTGCCCCCGCAGAGAGAGCACCCACCCAAGCCCCTCCCCCCCGCAGAGTGCACCCACCCAAGCCCCTCCCCCCCCGCAGAGAGTACACCCACCCAAGTCATCCCCTGCAGAGAGTACACCCACCCAAGCCCCTCCCCCCGCAGAGAGTACACCCACCCAAGCCCCTCCCCCCGCAGAGATTACACCCACCCAAGTCATCCCCTGCAGAGAGTGCACCCACCCAAGCTACACCCCCCGCAGAGAGTACACCCACCCAAGCCCCTCCCCCCGCAGAGAGTACACCCACCCAAGTCATCCCCTGCAGAGAGTACACCCACCCAAGCCCCTCCCCCCGCAGAGAGTACACCCACCCAAGCCCCTCCCCCCGCAGAGAGTACACCCACCCAAGTCATCCCCTGCAGAGAGTGCACCCACCCAAGCTACACCCCCCGCAGAGTGCACccacccaaaccccccccccccccccgcagagaGTGCACCCACCCAAGTCATCCTCCTGCAGAGTGCACCCACCCCCGGCAGAGAGTGCACCCACCCGAGTCATCCTCCCGCAGAGAGTGCACCCACCCAAGCCGACCCCCCGCAGAGAGTGCACCCACCCAAGCTACACCCCTGCAGAGAGTGCACCCACCCAAGTCATCCTCCTGCAGAGAGTGCACCCACCCAAGTCATCCTCCTGCAGAGATTGCACCCACCCAAGTCATCCTCCCCCGCAGAGTGCACCCACCCAAGTCATCCTCCCCCGCAGAGTGCACCCACCCAAGTCATCCTCCTGCAGAGATTGCACCcacccaacccccctcccccgcagAGTGCACCCACCCAAGTCATCCTCCTGCAGAGAGTGCACCcacccaacccccctcccccgcagAGTGCACCCACCCAAGTCATCCTCCTGCAGAGATTGCACCcacccaacccccctcccccgcagAGTGCACCcacccaacccccctcccccgcagAGTGCACCCACCCAAGTCATCCTCCTGCAGAGATTGCACCcacccaacccccctcccccgcagAGTGCACCCACCCAAGTCATCCTCCTGCAGAGAGTACACCcacccaacccccctcccccgcagAGTGCACCCACCCAAGTCATCCTCCTGCAGAGAGTGCACCcacccaacccccctcccccgcagAGTGCAGGTGCGGGTGGCATTCGGTGCTCACCCTAGGACACCTACCTTCCCGCAGCAGACTCTCTGcggcgctcaccccctgctccagcagcTTCTGGCACTCGTCGAGGGGTTTGATGTTTTCGCTCTCGATGGCGTCCACCTCCTGCAGCAGCGCGACCAGACGATCCTCCAGCATCTGCCCCACCGCGCTGCACACACCCAGGAAGTGCTCCCGGAGCCCCAGCCGCGTCTGCGCCGCACTGTCCCGGATCTACACAGTAACAGCATGCAGAGACGTATAACATATACAGGGGAcacgggggggtggggggtcccccctctgtgtatattggggggcgggggtcccccctctgtgtatattggggggcgggggtcccccctctgtgtatattggggggcgggggtcccccctctgtgtatattggggggcgggggtcccccctctgtgtatattgggcggcgggggtcccccctctgtgtatattggggggcgggggtcccccctctgtgtatattgggcggcgggggtcccccctctgcgtatattgggcggcgggggtcccccctctgcgtatattgggcggcgggggtcccccctctgcgtatattgggcggcgggggtcccccctctgcgtatattgggcggcgggggtcccccctctgcgtatattgggcggcgggggtcccccctctgcgtatattgggcggcgggggtcccccctctgcgtatattgggcggcgggggtcccccctctgcgtatattgggcggcgggggtcccccctctgcgtatattgggcggcgggggtcccccctctgcgtatattgggcggcgggggtcccccctctgcgtatattgggcggcgggggtcccccctctgcgtatattgggcggcgggggtcccccctctgcgtatattgggcggcgggggtcccccctctgcgtatattgggcggcgggggtcccccctctgcgtatattgggcggcgggggtcccccctctgcgtatattgggcggcgggggtcccccctctgtgtatattggggggcgggggtcccccctctgtgtatattgggcggcgggggtcccccctctgtgtatattgggcggcgggggtcccccctctgtgtatattggggggcgggggtcccccctctgtgtatattgggcggcgggggtcccccctctgtgtatattgggcggcgggggtcccccctctgcgtatattgggcggcgggggtcccccctctgcgtatattgggcggcgggggtcccccctctgcgtatattgggcggcgggggtcccccctctgcgtatattgggcggcgggggtcccccctctgcgtatattgggcggcgggggtcccccctctgcgtatattgggcggcgggggtcccccctctgcgtatattgggcggcgggggtcccccctctgcgtatattgggcggcgggggtcccccctctgcgtatattgggcggcgggggtcccccctctgcgtatattgggcggcgggggtcccccctctgcgtatattgggcggcgggggtcccccctctgcgtatattgggcggcgggggtcccccctctgcgtatattgggcggcgggggtcccccctctgcgtatattgggcggcgggggtcccccctctgcgtatattgggcggcgggggtcccccctctgcgtatattgggcggcgggggtcccccctctgcgtatattgggcggcgggggtcccccctctgtgtatattgggcggcgggggtcccccctctgtgtatattgggcggcgggggtcccccctctgtgtatattgggcggcgggggtcccccctctgtgtatattgggcggcgggggtcccccctctgtgtatattgggcggcgggggtcccccctctgtgtatattgggcggcgggggtcccccctctgtgtatattgggcggcgggggtcccccctctgtgtatattgggcggcgggggtcccccctctgtgtatattgggcggcgggggtcccccctctgtgtatattggggggcgggggtcccccctctgtgtatattggggggcgggggtcccccctctgtgtatattggggggcgggggtcccccctctgtgtatattggggggcgggggtctcccctctgtgtatattggggggcgggggtctcccctctgtgtatattggggggcgggggtctcccctctgtgtatattggggggcgggggtctcccctctgtgtatattggggggcgggggtctcccctctgtgtatattggggggcggtgggctcccctctgtgtatattggggggcggtgggctcccctctgtgtatattggggggcgggggtctcccctctgtgtatattgggggcggggccccctctgtgtatattgggggcggggccccctctgtgtatattggggggcgggggtcccccctctgtgtatattggggggcgggggtcccccctctgtgtatattggggggcgggggtctcccctctgtgtatattgggggcggggccccctctgtgtatattggggcGGGGGTctcccctctgtgtatattggggggcgggggtctcccctctgtgtatattggggggcgggggtctcccctctgtgtatattggggggcgggggtcccccctctgtgtatattggggggcgggggtcccccctctgtgtatattgggggcgggggtctcccctctgtgtatattgggggcgggggccccctctgtgtatattggggcGGGGGGctcccctctgtgtatattggggggcggggggctcccctctgtgtatattggggggctcccctctgtgtatattggggggcggggggctcccctctgtgtatattggggggctcccctctgtgtatattggggcGGGGGTCCCCCTGACCTGTGTCCGGGCCTGGCTCAGGGCCTGCAGGCGGCCGCTCAGCTCCCGGCTGTAGTTCCGTGCGGCCTCCATGCTCTCCCGcgcctccagcagcagcccctcccgcTCCGCCATCCTCCGGCTCCTCTGCGGAAGCGACACTACAAGTCCCGGCATGCACCGGGCGgaggcgtggccgccggacacaCCCCTCCACTACAAGCTTTATTGACAATGGAGCACAGAAACAATGCGGCCgacagtgcagggaagtgaccgCACAGAAACCGCGTAGTCACTGCGCGGTATCCCCATCATACgcggtgcggtgtatagaggtgtatgggctgcggtgtatacatcatacgcggtgcggtgtatagaggtgtatgggctgcggtgtatacatcatacacggtgcggtgtatagaggtgtatgggctgcggtgtatacatcatacacggtgcggtgtatagaggtgtatgggctgcggtgtatacatcatacacggtgcggtgtatagaggtgtatgggctgcggtgtatacatcatacacggtgcggtgtatagaggtgtatgggctgcggtgtatacatcatacacggtgcggtgtatagaggtgtatgggctgcggtgtatacatcatacacggtgcggtgtatagaggtgtatgggctgcggtgtatacatcatacgcggtgcggtgtatagaggtgtatgggctgcggtgtatacatcatacacggtgcggtgtatacatcatacacggtgcggtgtatacatcatacacggtgcggtgtatacatca is a genomic window containing:
- the CRLF3 gene encoding cytokine receptor-like factor 3 encodes the protein MPGLVVSLPQRSRRMAEREGLLLEARESMEAARNYSRELSGRLQALSQARTQIRDSAAQTRLGLREHFLGVCSAVGQMLEDRLVALLQEVDAIESENIKPLDECQKLLEQGVSAAESLLREGEVAVSCSAGDHQDLCNFTTKALHIQLDSLPEVPSLVEVPCLSAQLDDAFLSMARDHISRLGAVASRPPVQVEELLERPGAILVRWCKVDEDFAPRDFRLQYRRGAAGHFEDAYVGSECEFIVLHIDPHMDYQFRVCARGDGRQEWSPWSVPQLGRTTLIPHEWSLGLDCYSLSSRRNIALRNDSLQHEVLYSKAPTYHPGQTLTFRVETAGASDRRDSIGVCVRKVDGLESLQREGAVCMSSSGAVFVNGKEMTNQLPPISPGSAITFDMELVSLGANSEGPQRRHRVTIGSGNREVVFDWLLEQSCDCLYFGCSFFHPGWKVLVF